A genome region from Carya illinoinensis cultivar Pawnee chromosome 2, C.illinoinensisPawnee_v1, whole genome shotgun sequence includes the following:
- the LOC122301301 gene encoding aquaporin PIP2-7-like isoform X1, which yields MAKDVQVAEHGSYSAKDYHDPPPAPLFDAVELGKWSFYRALIAEFIATLLFLYITVLTVMGYRSQTDPDKPGTNACDGVGISGIAWAFGGMIFVLVYCTAGISGGHINPAVTFGLFLARKVSLVRAVMYMVAQCLGAISGVGLVKAFNKAHFNKYGGGTNTLATGYSKGTGLGAEIIGTFVLVYTVFSATDPKRNARDSHVPVLAPLPIGFAVFMVHLATIPITGTGINPARSLGPAVIYNKDEAWDDQWIFWVGPFVGAAIAAFYHQFILRAGAAKALASFRSNPIV from the exons ATGGCTAAGGACGTGCAGGTGGCAGAGCATGGCTCTTACTCGGCCAAAGACTACCACGACCCACCTCCGGCACCACTCTTCGATGCGGTGGAGCTCGGCAAGTGGTCCTTCTACAGGGCTCTGATAGCGGAGTTCATAGCTACTTTGCTCTTTCTATATATTACGGTGCTGACGGTGATGGGGTACAGGAGCCAGACTGACCCCGACAAGCCCGGTACCAACGCCTGTGATGGGGTTGGGATTTCTGGGATTGCTTGGGCTTTCGGTGGCAtgatttttgttcttgtttactGTACGGCTGGGATCTCAG GTGGTCACATTAACCCGGCGGTGACGTTCGGGTTGTTCTTGGCTCGGAAGGTATCGCTGGTGCGGGCGGTGATGTACATGGTGGCTCAGTGCTTGGGAGCCATAAGTGGCGTAGGGCTGGTCAAGGCTTTTAATAAGGCCCATTTCAACAAGTATGGTGGCGGCACAAACACCCTCGCCACTGGCTACAGCAAAGGCACTGGGTTGGGCGCCGAGATCATTGGTACCTTCGTGCTTGTCTACACCGTCTTCTCCGCCACTGATCCCAAGCGGAATGCTCGAGATTCCCATGTTCCG GTTTTGGCACCACTCCCAATTGGGTTTGCGGTGTTCATGGTTCACTTGGCCACCATTCCAATCACTGGCACTGGCATCAACCCTGCAAGGAGTCTCGGACCAGCTGTTATCTACAACAAGGACGAGGCCTGGGATGATCAA TGGATTTTTTGGGTTGGACCCTTCGTTGGTGCCGCCATCGCAGCTTTCTACCACCAATTCATATTGAGAGCAGGTGCTGCTAAAGCTCTTGCGTCATTCAGGAGCAACCCAATTGTATGA
- the LOC122301299 gene encoding CASP-like protein 5A2 — protein MNVIHPAVHPVEAPPLTGAANDAIPRGRMKDIQGMPGTTGGLVLRFSQFAFALLALCVMATTGDFPSVTAFCYLVTAVSLQSLWSLTLAILDVYAILVKRRFRNPRVVSLFAIGDWITSTLTFAAACASAGITVLISNDMNDCALNHCTRFETATAMAFMSWFAVSPSFILNFWSLASK, from the exons ATGAACGTGATTCACCCTGCGGTGCATCCAGTAGAGGCTCCACCGCTGACCGGCGCGGCCAATGACGCGATACCCAGAGGCAGGATGAAGGACATCCAGGGCATGCCCGGCACTACTGGTGGTCTCGTCCTCCGCTTCTCTCAATTTGCTTTTGCCCTCCTCGCACTTTGCGTCATGGCCACCACTGGCGACTTCCCTTCCGTCACCGCATTCTG CTATCTTGTCACTGCCGTCAGCTTGCAGAGCTTATGGAGTCTCACTCTTGCCATTCTTGATGTATATGCCATTTTAGTAAAGCGCCGTTTCCGGAATCCCAGAGTTGTAAGCTTGTTTGCCATTGGTGATTGG ATCACTTCCACACTTACATTTGCCGCAGCTTGTGCATCTGCTGGTATCACTGTTCTTATTAGCAATGATATGAATGATTGTGCACTGAACCATTGCACTAGATTTGAGACAGCAACCGCTATGGCATTTATGAGTTGGTTTGCTGTCTCGCCTtcctttattttgaatttctggTCTCTGGCATCCAAATAA
- the LOC122301302 gene encoding caffeoylshikimate esterase-like: MVHPVAEANEESPFGSLTPDEFYARHSVSHGSEYITNSRGLNLFTQWWTPLPPTKIIGTLCFVHGFTGESSWFLQLTAVFFTKAGFATCAIDHQGHGFSDGLVTHIPDINPVVDDCISFFDAFRARHPPSLPSFLYSESLGGAIALLITLRKDRAWDGLILNGAMCGISDKIKPPWPLEHFLSLVATLVPTWRVVPTRGSIPDLSFKEEWKRKLAMASPRRSVARPRAATARELLRVCSELQGRFEEVQMPLLIVHGGEDVVCDPACAEELFKRAASTDKTLKMYPGMWHQLVGEPEENVELVFGDMLEWLLSRAKRASDARAAANDVS, encoded by the coding sequence ATGGTGCACCCAGTGGCGGAGGCCAACGAGGAAAGTCCCTTCGGCTCTCTCACTCCGGACGAGTTCTACGCTCGCCACTCCGTGAGTCACGGCTCCGAGTACATCACTAACTCCAGGGGCCTCAACCTATTTACCCAGTGGTGGACCCCACTACCCCCTACCAAAATCATCGGTACCCTATGCTTCGTCCATGGCTTTACCGGCGAGTCTAGCTGGTTCCTCCAGCTAACCGCCGTTTTCTTTACCAAAGCCGGATTTGCCACCTGCGCCATCGACCACCAGGGCCACGGCTTCTCCGATGGCCTCGTTACCCACATACCCGACATCAACCCCGTCGTCGACGACTGTATCTCCTTCTTCGACGCCTTCCGTGCTCGCCATCCGCCGTCCTTGCCCTCCTTTCTTTACTCCGAGTCCCTCGGCGGTGCGATCGCCCTTCTCATCACGCTCCGCAAGGACCGCGCCTGGGACGGCCTTATTCTCAACGGAGCGATGTGCGGGATAAGCGACAAGATCAAACCGCCATGGCCGTTGGAGCACTTCCTCTCCTTGGTCGCCACTTTGGTACCCACTTGGCGCGTGGTTCCTACGCGGGGCTCTATACCCGACCTCTCCTTCAAGGAGGAGTGGAAGAGGAAGCTGGCGATGGCGAGCCCGAGGAGATCGGTGGCGAGGCCCCGCGCGGCGACGGCGCGTGAGTTGCTGAGGGTGTGCAGCGAGCTGCAGGGTAGGTTCGAGGAGGTGCAGATGCCGTTGCTGATAGTTCACGGCGGGGAAGACGTGGTATGCGACCCCGCGTGCGCGGAGGAGCTTTTCAAACGCGCCGCGAGTACGGATAAGACGCTAAAGATGTACCCTGGTATGTGGCACCAGTTGGTTGGCGAGCCTGAGGAGAACGTTGAGTTGGTTTTCGGGGACATGTTGGAATGGCTTCTGAGCCGGGCCAAACGCGCCTCCGACGCCCGCGCTGCTGCAAATGATGTGTCATAG
- the LOC122301300 gene encoding mRNA-decapping enzyme subunit 2-like, translated as MSGLHRSSSAPMKKGLPPKELLDDLCSRFVLNVPKEDLESFERILFLVENAHWFYEDNSVERDPSLKSLTLKEFTSLIFNSCDVLKPYVPHLDDIFKDFTSYKVRVPVTGAIILDETFERCLLVKGWKGPSWSFPRGKRNKDEEDHACAIREVLEETGFEASKLLNKAEYIEKIFGQQRVRLYIIAGVKDDTVFAPLTKKEISEIAWQRLDELLPASDDVISRAISGLKLYMVAPFLASLKSWISAHQPPLAPKSDMPLKGICVWKAKNSSTGNNGSTMIMEGQSNKCEADGHPPDTGPGSSFRNFRFDIGPILQTMEAAFSAVRPN; from the exons ATGTCCGGACTCCACCGATCCTCTAGTGCTCCCATGAAGAAGGGCCTTCCTCCCAAGGAGCTCCTCGACGATCTCTGCAG TCGGTTTGTTTTAAATGTGCCAAAAGAAGATCTCGAGTCATTTGAAAGGATTTTATTTCTTGTGGAGAATGCACATTGGTTCTATGAAGACAACTCAGTGGAAAGAGATCcatcactgaagtcattaactCTGAAGGAATTCACTTCTCTAA TATTCAACAGTTGTGATGTCTTAAAACCTTATGTTCCCCATTTGGATGACATATTTAAGGACTTCACTTCCTACAAGGTCCGAGTTCCTGTAACTGGGGCAATAATTTTGGATGAGACATTTGAACGG TGTCTGCTAGTGAAAGGTTGGAAAGGGCCAAGCTGGAGTTTTCCACGCGGCAAAAGGAACAAAGACGAGGAAGACCATGCATGCGCCATCAGAGAA GTTCTGGAGGAAACAGGTTTTGAAGCTTCTAAACTTCTTAACAAAGCTGAATACATTGAAAAGATTTTTGGACAGCAAAGGGTGCGGCTCTACATAATTGCTGGTGTGAAGGATGATACCGTCTTTGCTCCACTTACCAAAAAAGAGATTAGC GAAATTGCATGGCAACGGCTTGATGAACTTCTGCCAGCAAGTGATGATGTGATATCACGCGCGATCAGCGGCCTCAAGCTTTACATGGTGGCCCCTTTCCTGGC TTCTTTGAAATCATGGATTTCAGCACATCAGCCCCCCTTGGCTCCAAAATCAGATATGCCTCTCAAAG GGATTTGTGTCTGGAAAGCGAAGAACAGTTCGACAGGGAATAATGGCAGCACAATGATAATGGAGGGCCAGTCCAATAAATGTGAGGCTGATGGTCATCCTCCTGACACGGGACCTGGTAGCAGCTTCAGAAACTTCAGATTTGATATTGGACCGATCTTGCAAACAATGGAAGCCGCTTTCTCTGCTGTAAGGCCAAACTGA
- the LOC122301301 gene encoding aquaporin PIP2-7-like isoform X2 — translation MAKDVQVAEHGSYSAKDYHDPPPAPLFDAVELGKWSFYRALIAEFIATLLFLYITVLTVMGYRSQTDPDKPGTNACDGVGISGIAWAFGGMIFVLVYCTAGISGGHINPAVTFGLFLARKVSLVRAVMYMVAQCLGAISGVGLVKAFNKAHFNKYGGGTNTLATGYSKGTGLGAEIIGTFVLVYTVFSATDPKRNARDSHVPVLAPLPIGFAVFMVHLATIPITGTGINPARSLGPAVIYNKDEAWDDQLSTTNSY, via the exons ATGGCTAAGGACGTGCAGGTGGCAGAGCATGGCTCTTACTCGGCCAAAGACTACCACGACCCACCTCCGGCACCACTCTTCGATGCGGTGGAGCTCGGCAAGTGGTCCTTCTACAGGGCTCTGATAGCGGAGTTCATAGCTACTTTGCTCTTTCTATATATTACGGTGCTGACGGTGATGGGGTACAGGAGCCAGACTGACCCCGACAAGCCCGGTACCAACGCCTGTGATGGGGTTGGGATTTCTGGGATTGCTTGGGCTTTCGGTGGCAtgatttttgttcttgtttactGTACGGCTGGGATCTCAG GTGGTCACATTAACCCGGCGGTGACGTTCGGGTTGTTCTTGGCTCGGAAGGTATCGCTGGTGCGGGCGGTGATGTACATGGTGGCTCAGTGCTTGGGAGCCATAAGTGGCGTAGGGCTGGTCAAGGCTTTTAATAAGGCCCATTTCAACAAGTATGGTGGCGGCACAAACACCCTCGCCACTGGCTACAGCAAAGGCACTGGGTTGGGCGCCGAGATCATTGGTACCTTCGTGCTTGTCTACACCGTCTTCTCCGCCACTGATCCCAAGCGGAATGCTCGAGATTCCCATGTTCCG GTTTTGGCACCACTCCCAATTGGGTTTGCGGTGTTCATGGTTCACTTGGCCACCATTCCAATCACTGGCACTGGCATCAACCCTGCAAGGAGTCTCGGACCAGCTGTTATCTACAACAAGGACGAGGCCTGGGATGATCAA CTTTCTACCACCAATTCATATTGA